A region from the Gammaproteobacteria bacterium genome encodes:
- the truB gene encoding tRNA pseudouridine(55) synthase TruB — translation MARRRKGRSIDGVLLLDKSTGMTSNRALQAVKHMFGAAKAGHTGSLDPLATGMLPICLGNATKFSAFLLDADKHYRVTAKLGERTDTADAEGKVIESMPVPAMEEAAVLTVLEQFTGAIEQVPPMYSALKHEGKRLYDIARAGGEVERKARRIRIYSLSLEALDQESFSLDVRCSKGTYIRSLVEDIAEALGTVAHVTELRRLGVGPFEKRPMLSLEELEAVRDEGGHAALDQRLLPVDSPVADWPLLRLNEDLAHYVMHGQAVQVPQAPSEGEVRLYAEAGNFLGIGEVADDGRIAPKRLMS, via the coding sequence ATGGCCAGGCGTCGCAAGGGCAGGTCGATTGATGGAGTGTTGTTGCTGGACAAGTCCACCGGCATGACATCCAATCGCGCACTGCAGGCCGTCAAGCACATGTTTGGCGCGGCCAAGGCCGGCCACACGGGGAGCCTCGACCCGCTGGCGACCGGCATGCTGCCCATCTGCCTCGGCAATGCCACCAAGTTTTCCGCTTTTCTCCTGGACGCCGACAAGCACTATCGTGTTACCGCGAAGCTTGGCGAACGCACCGACACGGCCGACGCCGAGGGCAAGGTCATCGAATCCATGCCGGTGCCTGCAATGGAAGAGGCCGCGGTGCTGACCGTGCTGGAACAGTTTACCGGTGCCATCGAGCAGGTTCCGCCGATGTACTCGGCGCTGAAGCACGAGGGCAAGCGGCTGTACGACATCGCCCGTGCTGGCGGAGAGGTCGAGCGCAAGGCGCGCCGGATCCGAATCTATTCCCTGTCTCTGGAAGCGCTCGACCAGGAGTCGTTCAGCCTGGACGTGCGTTGCTCCAAGGGCACCTACATTCGCAGCCTGGTTGAGGACATCGCCGAGGCGCTGGGTACCGTTGCGCACGTGACCGAGCTGCGACGACTGGGTGTCGGGCCATTCGAAAAGCGCCCCATGCTGTCGCTGGAAGAGCTCGAGGCCGTGCGCGACGAGGGCGGCCATGCGGCGCTGGACCAGCGCCTGCTGCCGGTGGACAGCCCGGTTGCGGACTGGCCGTTGTTGCGTCTCAACGAGGACCTGGCGCATTACGTCATGCATGGCCAGGCCGTGCAGGTGCCGCAGGCGCCGAGCGAAGGCGAGGTGCGCCTGTATGCCGAAGCGGGCAATTTCCTCGGCATCGGCGAGGTCGCCGACGATGGCCGGATTGCGCCAAAACGCCTGATGAGCTGA
- the rbfA gene encoding 30S ribosome-binding factor RbfA, whose product MPKEYSRSTRVAEQLRRELSELVRWQVKDPRAQDVSVTEVELSKDLAYAKVFFSRLDEDADAIKESTQALNRAAGFLRRELGKSLRMRHVPELRFLYDDSLAKGAHMDALIATARKRDEENSNTDADEESSD is encoded by the coding sequence ATGCCCAAGGAATATTCCCGCAGTACACGCGTAGCCGAGCAATTGCGTCGCGAGCTCAGCGAGCTCGTGCGCTGGCAGGTGAAGGACCCCCGCGCGCAGGATGTTTCCGTGACCGAGGTCGAGCTGTCGAAGGACCTGGCCTATGCCAAGGTTTTCTTCAGCCGGCTTGACGAAGACGCGGATGCCATCAAGGAAAGCACGCAGGCCTTGAATCGAGCGGCCGGCTTCCTGCGTCGCGAGCTGGGCAAGTCCCTGCGCATGCGTCACGTGCCGGAACTGCGCTTCCTCTATGACGACAGCTTGGCCAAGGGCGCACACATGGATGCCCTGATTGCCACTGCGCGCAAGCGTGATGAAGAAAACAGCAATACCGACGCAGACGAGGAATCGTCCGACTGA